A DNA window from Mya arenaria isolate MELC-2E11 chromosome 17, ASM2691426v1 contains the following coding sequences:
- the LOC128223033 gene encoding (3R)-3-hydroxyacyl-CoA dehydrogenase-like, translated as MGKPVFINSYYTCQIMAATGMLAGRIALVTGAGSGIGRAVCRVMAREGAAVAAVDLNQEAAHATIQGLPTAGSMSHQAFCADVSSGGSVSELVQNVRAAFSALPTVAVNSAGITQDAFMLKMPEERFDKVIAVNLKGTFLVNQTLARALVSEGITGASIVNIASIVGKTGNIGQANYAASKAGVIGLTKTAAMELGRKGIRVNAVLPGFTETPMTDVIPEKVKATVTSLIPLNRMGQPEEIAEACLFLASDRASYITGAALEVTGGLSA; from the exons ATGGGAAAACCTGTGTTTATAAATAGCTACTATACATGTCAAATCATGGCAGCTACTGGAATGTTAGCCGGCAGAATAGCGCTCGTTACAG GTGCAGGTAGTGGAATCGGACGGGCCGTGTGCCGCGTGATGGCACGTGAGGGTGCGGCCGTGGCGGCAGTGGACCTCAATCAAGAGGCGGCGCATGCCACAATACAGGGACTGCCCACCG CCGGAAGTATGAGCCACCAGGCGTTCTGTGCGGACGTATCCTCGGGCGGGTCGGTGTCGGAACTCGTACAGAACGTGCGGGCAGCTTTCTCTGCGCTGCCGACGGTGGCCGTCAACTCCGCCGGCATCACCCAAGACGCCTTCATGCTCAAGATGCCCGAGGAACGCTTCGACAAGGTCATCGCGGTCAATCTCAAG ggGACGTTCCTGGTGAACCAGACGCTTGCCCGAGCGCTTGTTTCCGAGGGAATCACGGGGGCGTCCATAGTCAACATTGCCAGTATCGTTGGCAAG ACCGGTAACATTGGGCAAGCAAACTACGCCGCCTCCAAGGCGGGCGTCATAGGGCTTACGAAGACGGCGGCGATGGAACTTGGAAG gaAGGGCATCCGAGTGAACGCGGTACTTCCGGGCTTCACAGAGACGCCGATGACTGACGTCATCCCAGaaaaggtcaaggccactgtgACGTCACTCATACCTCTTAACAGGATGGGGCAACCGGAAG aaattgcGGAAGCGTGCTTATTTCTTGCCAGTGACAGAGCCAGCTATATTACTGGGGCGGCGCTAGAGGTCACAG GAGGCTTATCAGCATAG